From one Streptomyces spiramyceticus genomic stretch:
- a CDS encoding class I SAM-dependent methyltransferase — protein MSHREDAFEVAETYTPDDAGADEGEATRREAGEAESSRASRSWWDRNADEYQSEHGAFLGDDRFVWGPEGLDEAEAGLLGPAESLKGLDVLEIGAGAAQCSRWLAAQGARPVALDLSHRQLQHALRIGGGVPLDGISLVQADAGKLPFRDGSFDLACSAYGAVPFVADPVEVFREVRRVLRPGGRWVFSVTHPIRWAFPDEPGPEGLSVAASYFDRTPYVEQDDQGCAVYVEHHRTVGDRVRDVVAGGFRLVDLVEPEWPAWNTQEWGGWSPLRGNLIPGTAIFVCVRD, from the coding sequence ATGAGCCACAGGGAAGACGCTTTCGAGGTCGCCGAGACCTATACGCCGGACGACGCGGGCGCCGACGAGGGGGAGGCGACCAGGCGCGAGGCCGGGGAGGCCGAGAGCAGCCGGGCCAGCCGCAGCTGGTGGGACAGGAACGCGGACGAGTACCAGAGCGAGCACGGCGCGTTCCTGGGCGACGACCGTTTCGTATGGGGTCCGGAAGGGCTGGACGAGGCGGAGGCCGGCCTGCTGGGTCCCGCGGAGTCCCTGAAGGGGCTCGACGTACTGGAAATCGGCGCGGGCGCGGCGCAGTGCTCGCGCTGGCTCGCCGCGCAGGGCGCCCGCCCCGTGGCTCTGGACCTCTCTCACCGCCAGCTCCAGCACGCCCTGCGGATCGGCGGCGGTGTACCTCTGGACGGCATTTCCCTCGTGCAGGCGGACGCCGGGAAGCTGCCCTTCCGCGACGGCTCTTTCGACCTCGCCTGTTCCGCGTACGGCGCGGTGCCCTTCGTCGCCGATCCGGTGGAGGTTTTCCGCGAGGTACGGCGAGTCCTGCGGCCCGGCGGACGGTGGGTCTTCTCCGTGACGCACCCGATCCGGTGGGCCTTCCCCGACGAGCCGGGCCCGGAGGGTCTGTCGGTCGCGGCGTCCTACTTCGACCGCACGCCGTACGTCGAGCAGGACGACCAGGGCTGCGCCGTCTACGTCGAGCACCACAGGACGGTCGGCGACCGGGTCCGTGACGTCGTGGCCGGCGGCTTCCGTCTGGTCGACCTCGTCGAGCCGGAGTGGCCCGCCTGGAACACCCAGGAATGGGGCGGCTGGTCCCCCCTGCGCGGAAATCTGATCCCGGGAACGGCGATTTTCGTCTGCGTACGAGACTAG
- the hrpB gene encoding ATP-dependent helicase HrpB has protein sequence MIRPDALDRLPVRTAVPALERALDGHGTAVLCAPPGTGKTTLVPLVLAGLLNPGEGRPVRRVVVAEPRRIAARAAARRMAWLLGEKPGGRVGFTVRGERVVGRDTVVEVVTTGVLLQRLQRDQELAGVDVVVLDECHERHLDADTVAAFLLDVRATLRPELRLVAASATTDAQGWSRLLGDAPVVEAQGVSHPVETVWAPPARPVRPPHGMRVDPALLTHVAAVVRRALAERTGDVLCFLPGIGEIARVAGQLSGVAAEVLQVHGRAPAAVQDAVLAGSTGARRVVLATSVAESSLTVPGVRIVVDSGLAREPRTDHARGLSALTTVRASQAASRQRAGRAGREAPGAVYRCWDEAEDARLPRFPAPGIKVADLTAFALQAACWGDPDASGLALLDPPPGGAMAAARTVLAAIGAVDDAGRATDRGVRMSRLGLHPRLARALVDGAREVGVRRAAEVVALLSEEPPREYGDDLAAAWRAARRGDDGYGARWRQEARRLASAAGTGTGTGTGTGGEGSRQSASDDAVAGLVAAFAFPERVARARGEGAFLMASGTGAELGDGSRLRSAPWLAVAVADRPVHAASARVRLAAVIDEDTAKLAAEHLLVSGEEVHWEGGDVVARHVERLGAVELTVRALKNPDAALVREALLEGLRREGLGLLRWSRDAQGLRERLTFLHRELGAPWPDVSDASLADRTDEWLEPELSRARRRSDLGRIEAGQALNRLLPWASGDAARLDELAPERIEVPSGSRIRVEYGGEQPVLAVKLQEMFGLAETPRVAGVPVLVHLLSPAGRPAAVTADLASFWRDGYRAVRAELRGRYPKHPWPEDPAAAVPTRHTKARFTG, from the coding sequence GTGATCCGCCCCGACGCCCTGGACCGGCTGCCCGTACGCACCGCTGTGCCCGCACTGGAACGGGCCCTGGACGGGCACGGCACTGCGGTGCTCTGCGCGCCGCCGGGGACGGGCAAAACGACTCTGGTGCCGCTGGTTCTGGCGGGGCTGCTCAACCCCGGTGAAGGGCGGCCGGTGCGGAGGGTCGTCGTCGCGGAGCCCCGGCGGATCGCGGCGCGTGCGGCGGCCCGGCGGATGGCGTGGCTGCTCGGCGAGAAGCCCGGCGGGCGCGTCGGCTTCACCGTGCGCGGAGAGCGCGTGGTGGGGCGCGACACGGTGGTGGAGGTCGTGACCACTGGTGTCCTGCTGCAACGGCTCCAGCGCGACCAGGAACTGGCCGGGGTCGACGTCGTCGTCCTCGACGAGTGCCACGAGCGCCACCTGGACGCAGACACGGTCGCCGCCTTCCTACTGGATGTACGGGCCACCCTGCGGCCCGAGCTGCGGCTCGTCGCCGCGTCCGCGACGACGGACGCGCAGGGCTGGTCCCGGCTGCTCGGGGACGCGCCCGTGGTGGAGGCGCAGGGGGTGTCGCACCCCGTGGAGACGGTGTGGGCACCGCCCGCGCGCCCCGTGCGTCCGCCGCACGGCATGAGGGTCGATCCGGCGCTGCTGACACATGTGGCCGCCGTGGTGCGCAGGGCGCTCGCGGAGCGGACGGGCGACGTGCTGTGCTTCCTGCCCGGCATCGGCGAGATCGCGCGCGTGGCGGGACAGCTGAGCGGCGTGGCGGCCGAGGTGCTCCAGGTGCACGGGCGGGCGCCTGCCGCGGTGCAGGACGCCGTGCTGGCCGGTTCCACGGGTGCCCGCAGGGTGGTGCTGGCGACCTCGGTGGCCGAGTCGAGCCTGACCGTGCCCGGCGTGCGGATCGTCGTGGACTCCGGGCTCGCGCGTGAGCCCCGCACCGACCACGCGCGCGGGCTCAGTGCCCTCACGACCGTACGGGCGTCCCAGGCGGCGTCACGGCAGCGGGCGGGTCGGGCAGGGCGCGAGGCGCCGGGTGCCGTCTACCGGTGCTGGGACGAGGCCGAGGACGCACGGCTGCCGCGCTTCCCCGCCCCCGGGATCAAAGTCGCGGACCTGACAGCGTTCGCCCTCCAGGCGGCGTGCTGGGGCGACCCGGACGCGAGCGGCCTGGCGTTGCTGGATCCGCCTCCCGGCGGTGCGATGGCGGCGGCCCGTACGGTGCTGGCCGCGATCGGCGCAGTGGACGATGCCGGTCGCGCGACGGACAGGGGCGTACGGATGTCCCGCCTCGGCCTGCACCCCCGGCTTGCGCGGGCACTCGTCGACGGCGCGCGGGAGGTGGGCGTTCGCCGGGCGGCGGAGGTGGTCGCCCTGCTGAGCGAGGAACCCCCGAGGGAGTACGGCGACGACCTGGCGGCAGCCTGGCGTGCGGCACGGCGGGGCGACGACGGGTACGGGGCCCGGTGGCGCCAGGAGGCGAGACGGCTGGCTTCGGCGGCGGGAACAGGGACGGGGACCGGCACCGGGACGGGCGGCGAGGGGAGCCGGCAGTCCGCGAGTGACGACGCGGTGGCCGGCCTTGTGGCGGCGTTCGCCTTTCCCGAACGGGTCGCCAGAGCCCGGGGTGAGGGTGCCTTCCTCATGGCTTCAGGGACCGGCGCCGAGCTCGGTGACGGATCGCGGCTGCGCAGCGCTCCCTGGCTGGCGGTCGCCGTCGCCGACCGTCCCGTCCATGCCGCGTCCGCACGGGTACGGCTCGCCGCCGTCATCGACGAGGACACTGCGAAGCTGGCCGCCGAGCACCTGCTGGTCTCCGGCGAGGAGGTCCACTGGGAGGGCGGGGACGTCGTAGCGCGGCATGTGGAGCGGCTCGGGGCGGTCGAGTTGACTGTACGGGCGCTCAAAAACCCGGATGCGGCACTCGTACGGGAGGCACTGCTCGAAGGGCTGCGGCGGGAGGGCCTCGGCCTGCTGCGCTGGTCCCGCGATGCGCAGGGGCTGCGGGAGCGGCTCACCTTCCTGCACCGGGAGCTGGGGGCGCCGTGGCCGGACGTGTCGGACGCGTCGCTGGCGGACCGTACAGACGAGTGGCTGGAGCCGGAGCTGTCGCGGGCGCGCAGGAGATCCGACCTGGGGAGGATCGAGGCGGGGCAGGCGCTGAACCGGCTGCTGCCGTGGGCGTCCGGCGACGCGGCCCGGCTGGACGAGCTGGCGCCGGAGCGGATCGAGGTGCCGAGCGGGTCGCGGATCCGGGTGGAGTACGGCGGGGAGCAGCCCGTACTGGCGGTGAAGCTTCAGGAGATGTTCGGCCTGGCCGAGACACCGCGCGTGGCCGGGGTCCCGGTGCTGGTGCACCTGCTGTCCCCTGCCGGGCGCCCGGCCGCTGTAACGGCCGACCTGGCGTCCTTCTGGCGTGATGGATACAGGGCGGTGCGGGCGGAGTTGCGGGGGCGGTATCCCAAACACCCTTGGCCGGAGGATCCGGCGGCCGCTGTGCCGACGCGCCATACGAAGGCGCGGTTCACGGGCTGA
- a CDS encoding DUF3068 domain-containing protein, with the protein MRRKASLVLLAFAVFFAAMSPLLRWYAFPRLAKIPPGQYQEMVLEAKPATLLEYSSMQAKKVEKITIVQTLKGNVEESEKIERSAGRDVVVWDSLSYVQGPDGKMVSQIPERYIFDAHSQAPVHATGEMVDGDRVTREGIEFKWPFLTEKRDYEYFDAQTRTSAPIHYKGTRNFRGMDVYYFEQTIPWTKVKYPKKMPMPGIDSTKLEKQTGTTRWYTTKRMFWVDPVTGAPVNGEEIHKEELRGGTLLGGRDKVTAFAGHVKMREDYIDYTVDLVKTNRFMILMLTSYLPWGFLTLAAALLALALLLEARSRRPGDDPGTPAIPAPAPQPVVSP; encoded by the coding sequence GTGCGCCGTAAAGCCAGCCTGGTCCTGCTCGCCTTCGCGGTCTTCTTCGCCGCCATGTCACCGCTGTTGCGCTGGTACGCCTTCCCGCGCCTCGCCAAGATCCCGCCCGGCCAGTACCAGGAAATGGTGCTGGAGGCGAAGCCCGCGACGCTCCTCGAATACAGCTCCATGCAGGCCAAGAAGGTCGAGAAAATCACCATCGTGCAGACACTGAAGGGCAACGTCGAGGAGTCCGAGAAGATCGAGCGGAGCGCGGGACGCGACGTGGTCGTCTGGGACTCCCTCTCGTACGTCCAGGGCCCCGACGGCAAGATGGTCTCCCAGATCCCCGAGCGCTACATCTTCGACGCCCACAGCCAGGCACCGGTGCACGCCACCGGCGAGATGGTCGACGGCGACCGTGTCACGCGCGAGGGCATCGAGTTCAAGTGGCCCTTCCTCACCGAGAAACGCGACTACGAGTACTTCGACGCCCAGACCCGCACCTCCGCCCCGATCCACTACAAGGGCACCCGGAACTTCCGGGGCATGGACGTCTATTACTTCGAGCAGACCATCCCCTGGACCAAGGTCAAGTACCCGAAGAAGATGCCCATGCCGGGCATCGACTCGACCAAGCTGGAGAAGCAGACCGGCACCACCCGCTGGTACACCACCAAGCGGATGTTCTGGGTCGACCCGGTCACCGGCGCCCCGGTCAACGGCGAGGAGATCCACAAGGAGGAGCTGCGCGGCGGCACTCTGCTGGGCGGCCGCGACAAGGTCACCGCCTTCGCGGGACACGTGAAGATGCGCGAGGACTACATCGACTACACCGTCGACCTCGTCAAGACCAACCGCTTCATGATCCTCATGCTCACCTCCTACCTCCCCTGGGGCTTCCTGACCCTGGCCGCCGCCCTCCTCGCACTCGCCCTGCTCCTGGAGGCCCGCAGCCGAAGGCCCGGCGACGACCCCGGCACGCCCGCGATCCCCGCACCCGCCCCGCAACCGGTCGTCAGCCCGTGA
- a CDS encoding SPW_0924 family protein, with translation MRALVAAALGLAAALALVLTVTAVGAPPGETSPKPLLTTVPGPKK, from the coding sequence ATGCGTGCTCTCGTCGCCGCCGCCCTCGGGCTGGCCGCCGCCCTCGCGCTCGTCCTCACCGTCACGGCTGTCGGCGCCCCGCCGGGGGAGACCTCGCCCAAGCCTCTGCTGACGACCGTTCCCGGGCCGAAGAAGTAG
- a CDS encoding lytic murein transglycosylase, translating to MAAQFGRRLRKGATATTVAALAVAALSASQAPGVISSSVDQRAADATEPPGTPVSGNSPYFTDLPPLNTPDKPGTSINLPAATGAAEAGIPASVLAAYKRAETTIEGSDPGCRLPWQLLAAIGKVESGQARGGRVDADGTTLTPILGPVLNGVGFANISDTDDGAYDGDKAHDRAVGPMQFIPSTWATWGQDGNGDGRKNPNNIYDAALAAGRYLCANDRDLGIQSDLDKAILGYNHSREYLRTVMSWFDYYKRGSHEVPDGSGVLPVSTEPDSNGNNNGGNGGGKGSGLPVSPGKTPPSSPGTPSKPASPNKPDDDKPPTEPANPGGGGTPSPTPPPTTPPAAPLTALERLGAATVTATVGENFADRLRVRAKTSAGKTVSGAKVQFQIVGETGAHFPGDTTRVTVTTGSDGIATAPVLSAGGEAGTFTVRAKALNASAPAASFGATVKAKPAPAPQCDALARTSDEELTAETDGSFADLVELKATYQGKAAAGVAVTATMVTEDADAPAKDWAANDKGPYFEGGEGEEDKTVRTLSGLKTDADGLVKLPKIYTDGNEGTYKLRLTTADGVVLIVDLTVKAAATAPTADPSGTPTA from the coding sequence ATGGCAGCACAATTCGGCCGCAGGCTGCGCAAGGGGGCGACAGCCACCACAGTGGCGGCGCTCGCCGTAGCAGCACTCTCCGCCTCGCAGGCGCCGGGCGTCATATCGTCCTCCGTCGACCAGAGAGCGGCCGACGCGACCGAGCCTCCCGGCACTCCGGTGTCCGGCAACTCGCCCTACTTCACGGACCTTCCGCCCCTGAACACACCGGACAAGCCGGGCACTTCGATCAACCTCCCGGCAGCCACCGGCGCCGCTGAAGCGGGCATACCTGCCTCGGTCCTCGCCGCGTACAAGCGTGCGGAAACGACCATCGAGGGCTCCGACCCCGGCTGCCGGCTTCCCTGGCAACTGCTCGCCGCGATCGGCAAGGTCGAGTCCGGCCAGGCGCGCGGCGGCCGCGTCGACGCCGACGGCACCACCCTGACGCCGATTCTCGGACCGGTGCTCAACGGCGTCGGCTTCGCCAACATCTCGGACACCGACGACGGCGCGTACGACGGCGACAAGGCGCACGACCGCGCGGTCGGCCCGATGCAGTTCATCCCCTCGACCTGGGCGACCTGGGGCCAGGACGGCAACGGCGACGGCCGGAAGAACCCCAACAACATCTACGACGCGGCGCTCGCCGCAGGCCGCTACCTCTGCGCCAACGACCGCGACCTGGGCATCCAGAGCGACCTCGACAAGGCGATCCTCGGCTACAACCACTCGCGCGAGTACCTGCGTACGGTCATGTCCTGGTTCGACTACTACAAGCGGGGCAGCCACGAGGTCCCGGACGGCTCCGGAGTCCTGCCGGTCAGCACGGAACCCGACAGCAACGGCAACAACAACGGCGGCAACGGCGGCGGAAAGGGAAGCGGCCTGCCCGTATCCCCCGGTAAGACCCCGCCGTCCAGCCCGGGCACCCCGAGCAAGCCGGCTTCCCCGAACAAGCCAGACGACGACAAGCCGCCCACCGAGCCCGCGAATCCGGGCGGCGGTGGCACACCGTCCCCGACACCGCCTCCCACCACCCCGCCTGCAGCGCCCCTCACCGCCCTTGAGCGCCTCGGCGCGGCAACCGTTACCGCCACCGTCGGCGAAAACTTCGCCGACCGGCTGCGCGTACGGGCCAAGACCTCCGCGGGCAAGACCGTGTCGGGCGCCAAGGTCCAGTTCCAGATCGTCGGCGAGACCGGCGCCCACTTCCCCGGCGACACGACCCGCGTCACCGTCACCACCGGCTCCGACGGCATCGCCACTGCCCCCGTGCTCAGTGCGGGCGGCGAGGCCGGAACCTTCACCGTCCGCGCCAAGGCCCTGAACGCCAGCGCGCCCGCCGCCAGTTTCGGCGCCACCGTCAAGGCCAAGCCGGCGCCTGCCCCACAGTGCGACGCGCTGGCCCGCACCTCCGACGAGGAGCTCACGGCCGAGACCGACGGATCCTTCGCCGACCTCGTCGAGCTGAAGGCGACGTACCAGGGGAAGGCCGCGGCGGGCGTCGCGGTGACCGCGACGATGGTCACTGAGGACGCCGACGCGCCCGCGAAGGACTGGGCGGCGAACGACAAGGGCCCGTACTTCGAGGGCGGCGAGGGCGAAGAGGACAAGACCGTCCGCACTCTCTCCGGGCTCAAGACGGACGCCGACGGCCTGGTGAAGCTCCCGAAGATCTACACCGACGGCAACGAGGGCACGTACAAGCTCCGCCTCACCACCGCCGACGGCGTGGTGCTGATCGTCGACCTGACGGTCAAGGCGGCAGCAACCGCGCCGACGGCGGACCCCTCGGGGACGCCCACCGCATAA
- a CDS encoding DUF4184 family protein, which produces MPFTLSHAAAVLPGIRRDGTARGPLLASALVAGSFAPDMTYFAATAAPAAMTFGDVTHSLPGIVTVDVLITAALVGLWLLLREPLLALVPRHRQARFHGFVRGQDWSRIQLPSLAWRFFLSATIGACTHVVWDAFTHLDRWGMRVLPVLGEVVAGFPVYMYAQYGGSAVALAAIVWFTVSALRRRPDGPAPDSVPALDARGRWAAGVLLALCVLIGVVHRCLRWYAAQTVQLSPLDLVPTACFGAGAGLAVGLVLYGAAVRLKLRGTSNRIAAAESAPQSPDGLNVPARAGTSSSSGD; this is translated from the coding sequence TTGCCGTTCACACTCAGCCATGCTGCGGCGGTGCTGCCGGGCATTCGACGCGACGGAACCGCGCGTGGTCCGCTCCTCGCATCGGCGCTCGTCGCAGGGTCGTTCGCGCCCGACATGACGTACTTCGCCGCAACCGCTGCCCCGGCTGCGATGACCTTCGGGGACGTCACCCACTCCCTGCCCGGCATCGTCACGGTCGACGTACTGATAACGGCAGCGCTGGTGGGGCTGTGGCTGCTGCTGCGGGAGCCGTTACTGGCACTGGTGCCGCGCCACCGGCAGGCCCGCTTCCACGGCTTCGTACGCGGCCAGGACTGGTCCAGGATTCAACTCCCTTCACTGGCCTGGCGGTTCTTCCTCTCGGCGACCATCGGCGCGTGCACACACGTCGTCTGGGACGCGTTCACGCATCTGGACCGGTGGGGCATGAGAGTGCTGCCGGTGCTCGGTGAGGTCGTCGCCGGTTTTCCGGTGTACATGTACGCCCAGTACGGCGGCTCGGCCGTCGCGCTCGCGGCGATCGTGTGGTTCACGGTCTCCGCGCTGCGCCGCCGGCCCGACGGGCCCGCCCCCGACTCCGTACCGGCGCTGGACGCGCGCGGCCGATGGGCAGCGGGCGTGCTGCTGGCGCTGTGCGTGCTGATCGGCGTCGTACACCGGTGTCTTCGCTGGTACGCCGCTCAGACCGTGCAGCTGAGTCCCCTCGACCTCGTACCGACCGCATGCTTCGGCGCCGGCGCGGGGCTCGCCGTGGGGCTTGTGCTGTACGGCGCAGCAGTGCGGCTGAAGCTGCGCGGCACATCGAACCGGATCGCTGCCGCGGAATCCGCTCCCCAATCGCCGGACGGGCTCAATGTTCCGGCCAGGGCAGGCACATCAAGCTCTTCCGGCGATTGA
- the polA gene encoding DNA polymerase I → MDGHSLAYRAFFALPAENFTTASGQPTNAIYGFASMLANTLRDESPTHFAVAFDVSRKTWRQADFPEYKANRSKTPDEFKGQVELIGELLDTMNAERFAVDGFEADDIIATLATQAEAAGFDVLIVTGDRDSFQLVSDHVTVLYPTKGVSELTRFTPEKVEEKYGLTPAQYPDFAALRGDPSDNLPGIPGVGEKTATKWINQFGSFAELVERADEVKGKVGQALRDHLESVKLNRHLTELVRDVELPKTVADLERAPYDTSALKGFLEVLEIRNPSLRERLLSVDPGAEEEEAPVPDAGVQLDGAVLGAGELAAWLEQHGGQPLGVATVATWALGVGNVSEVALAAAGGTSHAEGHGGGKAAWFDTTQLDESDERAFAAWLADPARPKIMHNAKDALRVFPEHGWHIAGITMDTALAAYLVKPGRRSFALDALSVEYLHRELAPAAADGQLAFGADEQAEADALMAQARAVLDLGEAFGVKLKEVGATDLLHDVELPTSLLLAQMERHGISADRAHLEAMEQQFAAAVQQAVKEAHASVGHEFNLGSPKQLQEVFFAELNLPKTKKTKTGYTTDADALAWLAAQTEHELPVIMLRHREQARLRSTVEGLIKTIAADGRIHTTFSQTVAATGRLSSTDPNLQNVPVRTDEGRAIRRGFVVGEGFESLMTADYSQIELRVMAHLSEDEGLIEAFTSGEDLHTTVASQVFGVERSAVDAEMRRKIKAMSYGLAYGLSAFGLSQQLNIEAGEARVLMDTYFERFGGVRDYLRRAVDEARATGYTATMLGRRRYLPDLNSDNRQRREAAERMALNAPIQGTAADIVKVAMLNVGRALTEAGLNTRMLLQVHDEIVLELAPGERERVEEIVRREMAGAVNLRAPLDVSVGVGADWESAAH, encoded by the coding sequence ATGGACGGGCACTCCCTGGCGTACCGGGCGTTCTTCGCGCTGCCTGCGGAGAATTTCACCACCGCGAGCGGCCAGCCGACGAATGCCATCTACGGCTTCGCGTCGATGCTGGCGAACACGCTGCGCGACGAGTCGCCCACGCACTTCGCGGTGGCCTTCGACGTGTCGCGCAAGACGTGGCGCCAGGCGGACTTCCCCGAGTACAAGGCGAACCGGTCGAAGACCCCCGACGAGTTCAAGGGGCAGGTCGAGCTGATCGGCGAGCTGCTCGACACCATGAACGCGGAGCGGTTCGCGGTGGACGGCTTCGAGGCCGACGACATCATCGCCACTCTCGCCACACAGGCCGAGGCCGCCGGCTTCGATGTGCTGATCGTCACCGGCGACCGGGACTCCTTCCAGCTGGTCTCCGACCATGTGACCGTGCTGTACCCGACCAAGGGCGTCTCCGAGCTGACCCGTTTCACCCCGGAGAAGGTCGAGGAGAAGTACGGGCTGACCCCGGCGCAGTATCCGGACTTCGCCGCCCTGCGCGGCGACCCGTCGGACAACCTGCCGGGCATCCCCGGCGTCGGTGAGAAGACCGCCACGAAGTGGATCAACCAGTTCGGTTCGTTCGCGGAGCTGGTCGAGCGCGCCGACGAGGTCAAGGGCAAGGTCGGACAGGCCCTGCGCGACCACCTGGAGTCCGTCAAGCTCAACCGCCACCTCACCGAGCTGGTGCGTGACGTGGAGCTGCCCAAGACCGTCGCGGACCTGGAGCGCGCGCCGTACGACACGTCCGCGCTGAAGGGGTTCCTGGAGGTCCTGGAGATCCGCAACCCGAGCCTGCGGGAGCGGCTGCTCTCCGTCGACCCGGGGGCGGAGGAGGAAGAGGCCCCGGTGCCGGACGCCGGTGTGCAGCTGGACGGTGCGGTGCTGGGCGCCGGCGAGCTGGCCGCCTGGCTGGAGCAGCACGGCGGTCAGCCCCTCGGCGTGGCCACCGTTGCGACCTGGGCCCTGGGTGTCGGCAATGTCAGCGAGGTCGCGCTGGCGGCCGCTGGGGGTACCTCCCATGCCGAAGGCCATGGGGGAGGCAAGGCGGCCTGGTTCGACACGACCCAGCTCGACGAGTCCGACGAGCGGGCCTTCGCCGCGTGGCTCGCCGACCCGGCCCGCCCGAAGATCATGCACAACGCCAAGGACGCGCTGCGGGTCTTCCCGGAGCACGGCTGGCACATCGCGGGCATCACGATGGACACCGCGCTCGCCGCCTACCTGGTCAAGCCCGGCCGCCGGTCGTTCGCGCTGGACGCCCTGTCCGTCGAGTACCTCCACCGTGAGCTGGCCCCTGCCGCCGCCGACGGGCAGCTGGCCTTCGGCGCGGACGAGCAGGCCGAGGCCGATGCCCTGATGGCACAGGCCCGTGCGGTCCTCGACCTGGGGGAGGCGTTCGGCGTGAAGCTGAAGGAGGTGGGCGCCACCGACCTGCTGCACGATGTGGAACTGCCCACGTCCCTGCTGCTGGCCCAGATGGAGCGGCACGGCATCTCCGCCGACCGCGCCCATCTGGAGGCGATGGAGCAGCAGTTCGCCGCGGCGGTGCAGCAGGCCGTGAAGGAGGCGCATGCCTCGGTGGGTCACGAGTTCAACCTCGGCTCGCCCAAGCAGCTCCAGGAGGTCTTCTTCGCCGAGCTGAACCTCCCCAAGACGAAGAAGACCAAGACCGGTTACACCACGGACGCGGACGCGCTGGCATGGCTGGCCGCCCAGACCGAGCACGAGCTGCCGGTGATCATGCTGCGTCACCGTGAGCAGGCCCGGTTGCGGTCCACCGTCGAGGGTCTGATCAAGACGATCGCCGCCGACGGCCGGATCCACACCACGTTCAGCCAGACGGTCGCGGCGACCGGCCGTCTCTCCTCCACCGACCCCAACCTGCAGAACGTGCCGGTCCGTACGGACGAGGGCCGGGCCATCCGCCGCGGTTTCGTCGTCGGCGAGGGCTTCGAGTCGCTGATGACCGCGGACTACAGCCAGATCGAACTGCGCGTGATGGCACACCTGTCGGAGGACGAGGGCCTGATCGAGGCGTTCACTTCCGGTGAGGACCTGCACACGACCGTCGCCTCGCAGGTGTTCGGCGTGGAGCGGTCGGCGGTCGACGCGGAGATGCGGCGCAAGATCAAGGCCATGTCGTACGGCCTGGCATACGGCCTGTCCGCCTTCGGCCTGTCCCAGCAGCTGAACATCGAGGCGGGCGAGGCCCGGGTCCTGATGGACACGTACTTCGAGCGGTTCGGCGGGGTGCGTGACTACCTGCGCCGTGCCGTCGACGAGGCGCGCGCCACCGGGTACACGGCGACGATGCTCGGCCGCCGCCGCTACCTCCCGGACCTGAACAGCGACAACCGCCAGCGCCGTGAGGCGGCCGAGCGGATGGCGCTGAACGCCCCGATCCAGGGCACGGCCGCCGACATCGTGAAGGTCGCCATGCTGAACGTCGGCCGGGCGCTGACGGAGGCCGGCCTGAACACCCGGATGCTGCTTCAGGTCCACGACGAAATCGTCCTGGAGCTGGCGCCGGGCGAGCGCGAGCGGGTGGAGGAGATCGTCCGCCGCGAGATGGCGGGCGCCGTCAACCTGCGCGCCCCGCTCGACGTGTCGGTGGGCGTGGGCGCCGACTGGGAGTCCGCCGCGCACTGA